The proteins below come from a single Sander vitreus isolate 19-12246 chromosome 15, sanVit1, whole genome shotgun sequence genomic window:
- the soul5 gene encoding heme-binding protein 2 → MIYLSALVGFLLVLTAEARVGNSSQLQFCTETEQCLLFDRICETDKYEVRHYDSVKWVSTDETSLLMEIAAMRAFRRLFNYITGANENGKKIKMTAPVLVKISEDKSFWQMGTYTLSFLLPSEDQTNPPKPNDNKVYIHRMADMKVYVQTYGGWMTSMSDKNKASSLSSALDLVGAEYNKGFHYAVGYNSPMTIFNRHNEVWFVVGDDPVCPSSEELES, encoded by the exons AT GATTTATCTTTCAGCGCTTGTTGGCTTTCTGTTGGTGCTTACAGCTGAGGCCAGAGTTGG AAACTCATCTCAGTTGCAGTTCTGTACTGAGACAGAACAGTGCCTGCTGTTTGATCGGATTTGTGAGACTGACAAATATGAG GTCCGTCACTATGACTCCGTGAAATGGGTTTCAACTGACGAGACATCCTTATTAATGGAGATTGCAGCAATGAGAGCATTCAGACGACTGTTTAACTACATCACTGGTGCCAACGAGAATG gaaagaaaattaaaatgacagCTCCTGTTCTTGTGAAAATTTCCGAGGACAAGTCATTTTGGCAAATGGGTACCTACACATTGAGTTTCTTGCTGCCATCTGAAGATCAGACAAATCCCCCCAAACCTAATGATAATAAG GTGTACATCCACCGGATGGCAGATATGAAGGTGTATGTACAGACCTATGGAGGATGGATGACGAGCATGtctgacaaaaacaaagcaaGCAGTCTGTCCTCCGCCCTTGACTTAGTCGGTGCAGAGTACAACAAAGGCTTCCACTATGCTGTTGGATATAACAG TCCAATGACCATATTTAACAGGCACAATGAGGTGTGGTTTGTCGTTGGGGATGACCCGGTGTGTCCCAGCAGCGAGGAATTGGAGTCTTGA
- the LOC144530337 gene encoding retinol dehydrogenase 8, protein MGTRRVLVTGCSSGIGLAVAARLAKDELRRFKVVATMRDLRKRGPLEKAAGDSLNKTLEIKQLDACCEASIRECVNSLPDRRVDVLVNNAGVGMIGPLECQSIDAMKNLFDTNFFGLARLVKELLPDMKRRQSGHIVVMSSVMGIQGLLFNDVYSASKFAVEGFCESLAVQAMKFSIKTTLVEPGPVVTEFERKVYEDAEKMDLSGTDEETAKIFREVYLPYSKKIFASLGQTPEEVAEQTVKVITAKEPPLRHQTNRLYMPMTALKHADPTGRLPLDTFYKMIFKHDSVFNATLGVLRMLQRSAGKK, encoded by the exons ATGGGAACCAGGAGAGTGCTGGTGACTGGGTGCTCCTCTGGTATCGGCTTGGCTGTGGCTGCACGGCTGGCTAAGGATGAACTCAGACGGTTTAAAG TGGTTGCCACAATGAGGGATCTTAGGAAACGGGGGCCCTTGGAGAAAGCAGCAGGTGACTCCTTAAACAAAACCCTGGAAATCAAACAGTTAGATGCCTGTTGTGAAGCCTCCATCAGAGAGTGTGTCAACAGCCTGCCGGACAGACGGGTGGATGTTCTTG TGAACAATGCTGGTGTTGGCATGATTGGACCATTGGAGTGCCAAAGTATCGACGCCATGAAGAATCTCTTTGACACAAACTTCTTTGGCCTGGCTAGGCTGGTGAAAGAGTTGCTGCCCGACATGAAGCGGAGGCAGAGCGGCCATATTGTGGTGATGAGCAGCGTCATGGGAATACAGG GGCTTCTGTTCAATGATGTCTACTCTGCCTCCAAATTTGCTGTGGAAGGATTTTGTGAAAGTCTGGCAGTGCAAGCAATGAAGTTTAGCATCAA GACGACTCTAGTGGAACCTGGCCCTGTGGTGACAGAGTTTGAAAGGAAAGTGTATGAGGACGCTGAGAAGATGGATCTTTCAGGGACGGATGAGGAGACTGCCAAAATATTCCGTGAAGTTTATCTACCATACTCTAAAAAGATCTTCGCCTCATTAGGCCAGACACCAGAGGAAGTGGCTGAG CAAACCGTTAAAGTGATCACAGCCAAGGAGCCTCCTCTGCGCCACCAGACCAACCGCCTATACATGCCCATGACTGCACTGAAGCATGCAGATCCGACTGGTCGACTGCCTCTGGACACCTTCTATAAGATGATATTTAAACACGACAGCGTGTTCAATGCTACTCTCGGGGTGCTGCGCATGCTGCAGAGGAGCGCAGGGAAGAAATAA
- the nr5a5 gene encoding nuclear receptor subfamily 5, group A, member 5: MDLTDYHPQQPQPLVHHPGNYPEDLLTLEGSLISQEFKTEPDSRPESEESCPICEDKVSGYHYGLLTCESCKGFFKRSVQNNKRYTCAAEQSCPMNLLQRKRCPSCRFQKCLAVGMKREAVRADRMRGGRNKFGPLYRRDRQRKQQKVYHQANAAPYRIKMETTQIHRPTAPNDPHLMSSHTSAPLSSDAFHQSHMYFSGMGQLAAPMSLDCTMNADRVLTPLSLPYPGLYHRTFPGYLQEKGVMPLSYSPPSTNYVHQTPNNSFIPKSTPASSPCSTPSSTTPLSEAPTQILDTPSSATLTPNFLSQLLEGDQDESQLCAKVLASLQREQANRGKHDRLNTFSIMCKMADQTLFGLVEWARNSPLFKELKVEDQMVLLQSCWSELLVLDHLCRQVTYSKEGCIYLVTGQQIEVSIIISQAGVTLSSLVSRTQDLVSKLKAFQLDRHEFVCLKYLVLFNPDVKSVQSRRQVEQTQERVNRALMEHTQQSHPRHSDKFGQLLLRLPEVRSISLQVEEYLYQRHLLGDLPCNSLLTEMLHTKHS, from the exons ATGGACCTAACTGATTATCACCCACAGCAGCCACAGCCACTTGTCCACCACCCTGGCAACTACCCAGAGGATCTGTTAACTTTGGAAGGATCATTAATAT CTCAGGAATTTAAGACAGAGCCAGACAGCAGACCAGAGTCAGAGGAGAGCTGTCCCATCTGTGAAGACAAAGTGTCAGGATACCACTATGGACTGCTCACTTGTGAAAGCTGCAAG ggCTTCTTTAAACGCTCAGTGCAGAATAACAAGCGCTACACATGTGCAGCAGAACAGAGCTGCCCCATGAACCTTTTGCAGAGGAAACGTTGTCCTTCCTGCCGCTTCCAAAAGTGTTTGGCAGTGGGCATGAAGAGAGAAG CGGTAAGGGCAGATCGCATGAGAGGTGGAAGGAATAAATTCGGACCTCTGTACCGGCGGGACAGGCAGAGAAAACAGCAAAAGGTGTATCACCAGGCAAATGCTGCTCCCTACAGGATTAAGATGGAAACAACTCAAATACACCGGCCCACAGCTCCAAATGACCCTCACCTAATGAGCAGTCACACAAGTGCTCCATTGTCTTCTGATGCTTTTCATCAGTCCCACATGTATTTCTCTGGCATGGGGCAGTTGGCTGCGCCCATGTCTCTGGACTGCACTATGAACGCAGACAGGGTCCTCACCCCTCTATCGCTGCCCTACCCTGGACTGTACCATCGCACCTTCCCTGGATACCTCCAGGAGAAAGGAGTAATGCCTCTAAGCTACAGCCCGCCTTCCACAAACTACGTGCACCAAACTCCGAACAATTCATTCATACCTAAAAGCACACCAGCATCATCCCCCTGCTCAACACCAAGCTCAACTACCCCTCTTTCCGAGGCTCCCACCCAAATCCTAGACACCCCCTCATCAGCCACTCTTACACCCAACTTCCTAAGCCAACTTCTGGAGGGGGATCAGGATGAGAGCCAGCTGTGTGCCAAGGTCCTCGCCAGTCTGCAGAGAGAACAGGCCAATCGAGGCAAACATGACCGCCTAAATACATTCAGCATCATGTGCAAAATGGCTGACCAGACTCTGTTTGGGCTTGTGGAGTGGgctaggaacagtccacttttCAAGGAGCTCAAG GTGGAGGACCAGATGGTGCTGCTGCAGAGCTGTTGGAGTGAGCTGCTGGTCCTGGATCACCTCTGTAGACAGGTGACCTACAGTAAAGAGGGCTGCATATATCTGGTTACTGGACAACAG ATTGAGGTGTCGATCATCATCTCTCAGGCAGGTGTGACGCTGAGTAGCCTGGTATCGAGGACCCAGGATCTGGTGTCCAAACTGAAGGCATTCCAGTTGGACAGACATGAGTTTGTCTGTCTCAAATACTTGGTGCTTTTCAACCCTG ATGTGAAGTCAGTGCAGAGCCGCAGGCAGGTGGAGCAGACACAAGAGAGGGTGAACAGGGCCCTGATGGAGCACACCCAACAGAGTCATCCAAGACACTCAGACAAGTTTGGCCAGCTGCTGCTCCGGCTTCCTGAAGTACGCAGCATTAGCTTGCAGGTTGAGGAGTATTTGTACCAGCGCCATCTTCTGGGAGATTTGCCCTGCAACTCTCTACTCACTGAGATGCTGCACACCAAGCACAGCTGA